The Akkermansiaceae bacterium genome has a window encoding:
- a CDS encoding rhomboid family intramembrane serine protease gives MEGETSPEKTSPDADVPVWARPDAFPEKPASDDAYGYFDLKGVLHTAKDVEQLVEKAGKSRDGIDLVWTPGTDRLLVPEEVPALHKALRTRKAKHAEQDLSDGKRMGLVFGAITLWTIYAAWRNGGGKIESLYTHQLTGLAAMLLFMFGLLPLYEGWKVKRHLARTKPSDLADEIPDARFDTWLHRQKIPVTWFLLGCLLVCGLVQLYYDWGKAQFEASVIQAGLLKQVALEHPEQTDGGAWWRMLTAPMLHGNVIHFLMNAGGILYLGRRTETLARWPHLLIVFAASAWVGGLATFYWIPDKIAVGASGGLMGLLGFMLMFEILHARLVPKPARRRLLAGVVMMAVIGFLGMSFIDNAAHAGGLLAGIAYAAVVFPATASMHRPEAMKRDVVVGAIAGAVLIMAVLMTCLKVLS, from the coding sequence GTGGAAGGAGAAACCAGCCCGGAAAAAACCAGCCCGGACGCCGATGTCCCCGTTTGGGCGCGGCCTGATGCCTTCCCCGAAAAGCCGGCCTCGGATGATGCTTATGGCTATTTCGACCTCAAGGGCGTCCTCCACACAGCCAAGGATGTCGAGCAGCTTGTCGAGAAGGCAGGCAAGTCGCGCGATGGGATCGACCTGGTCTGGACACCCGGCACTGACCGCTTGTTAGTCCCCGAGGAAGTCCCGGCCCTGCACAAGGCGCTGCGGACCCGCAAGGCGAAACACGCCGAACAGGACCTCAGCGATGGCAAGAGGATGGGGCTGGTGTTTGGTGCGATCACGCTATGGACGATTTACGCGGCATGGCGCAACGGCGGTGGGAAAATCGAATCCTTGTACACGCACCAGCTCACCGGACTGGCGGCGATGCTGCTGTTTATGTTCGGCCTCTTGCCCTTGTATGAAGGCTGGAAAGTGAAACGTCATCTGGCGCGGACCAAGCCCTCGGACCTGGCCGATGAAATCCCTGACGCCCGATTCGATACCTGGCTGCACCGCCAGAAGATACCGGTGACCTGGTTTCTGTTAGGGTGCTTGCTCGTTTGCGGACTGGTGCAGCTGTATTACGATTGGGGGAAGGCTCAGTTTGAGGCGTCTGTCATCCAGGCCGGCCTGCTCAAGCAGGTGGCACTCGAGCACCCGGAGCAGACCGACGGTGGTGCCTGGTGGCGTATGCTGACGGCACCGATGCTCCATGGCAACGTGATCCATTTCCTGATGAATGCCGGGGGGATACTCTACCTCGGGAGGCGCACCGAGACGCTGGCCCGGTGGCCACACCTACTGATCGTATTTGCCGCTTCCGCCTGGGTCGGCGGGCTTGCAACATTCTACTGGATTCCTGATAAAATAGCCGTGGGTGCCTCGGGTGGACTGATGGGGTTGTTGGGTTTCATGTTGATGTTTGAAATCCTGCACGCACGTCTCGTTCCCAAGCCTGCCAGGAGACGTTTGTTAGCCGGTGTGGTGATGATGGCCGTCATCGGTTTTCTGGGTATGAGTTTTATCGATAACGCGGCCCATGCAGGAGGGCTATTGGCCGGTATCGCGTATGCGGCCGTCGTTTTCCCTGCCACCGCATCGATGCATCGGCCAGAGGCAATGAAAAGGGACGTTGTGGTCGGGGCGATCGCCGGAGCGGTGCTGATCATGGCGGTCCTGATGACATGCCTCAAAGTGTTGTCCTGA
- a CDS encoding winged helix-turn-helix transcriptional regulator — translation MNHLTAMFKALSDRNRLRIVVALLKHDELCACQLTELIGVTGATASRHMGILINSGLVASRKDGRWVHYRIRREREELAVLTDWIEAQLRDDASAGTDAQRLADITLCGPEDLCRQRREN, via the coding sequence ATGAATCATCTTACTGCAATGTTCAAAGCACTGTCCGACCGGAACCGGCTTCGGATTGTGGTCGCCCTGCTCAAGCACGACGAGTTATGCGCCTGTCAGCTGACCGAGCTCATCGGGGTCACGGGAGCGACCGCCTCCCGCCACATGGGCATCCTGATTAACTCCGGGCTGGTGGCCAGTCGTAAGGACGGCCGCTGGGTGCATTACCGGATCCGACGGGAACGGGAGGAACTGGCGGTGTTGACCGACTGGATCGAAGCGCAACTGCGCGACGACGCGAGTGCGGGGACCGATGCGCAGAGGCTCGCTGACATCACCTTATGCGGGCCGGAGGATCTTTGCCGGCAGCGGCGCGAAAACTAA
- a CDS encoding aspartate 1-decarboxylase: MQHVLLKSKIHRACVTVADVEYEGSIEIPSDLMEAAGLWEGERVLVTSASKGGRLETYAQAGKPGTGKIIMNGGAAHVIKAGERITIMAFAISKNPILPKKIVCNDKNEIIRRVS; this comes from the coding sequence ATGCAGCACGTGCTACTCAAATCCAAAATCCATCGCGCCTGTGTCACCGTCGCTGACGTTGAGTATGAAGGTAGCATAGAAATCCCCTCTGACTTGATGGAGGCCGCCGGCCTCTGGGAGGGCGAGCGGGTCCTGGTGACCTCTGCAAGCAAAGGTGGCCGACTCGAAACCTACGCCCAGGCGGGGAAACCCGGCACCGGAAAAATCATCATGAACGGGGGAGCCGCCCACGTCATCAAGGCGGGCGAGCGCATCACCATCATGGCATTTGCCATTTCCAAAAACCCGATTCTCCCGAAAAAAATCGTCTGCAACGATAAAAACGAGATCATCCGTCGGGTCAGCTAA
- the arsB gene encoding ACR3 family arsenite efflux transporter, whose translation MNDRICPADDRHMSSVFEKYLTVWVGLCIVLGILLGKIAPGLAKSLDGMSIEVNGAPVVSIPIAVCLFFMMYPIMVKIDFASVVKAGKSGKPVLLTLLINWCIKPFTMYAIAMLFLGFLLKGMIGTEAMDLVKMPFGLDLPVGAEHGAGTVVLQDGVKMLQIPLWRSYFAGCILLGIAPCTAMVLVWGYLARGNDGLTLVMVAINSLTMLVLYGVLGGFLLGVGKLPVPWQALLLSVAIYVALPLVAGYFSRKWIIARKGTVWFQQRFLRILTPVTISALLLTLVLLFSFKGETILANPLTILWISIPLFLQTVFIFGLGYGAAKLLRLKYEHAAPAAMIGASNHFEVAIATAVMLFGLSSGAALATVVGVLIEVPVMLMLVGFCKRTRHWFGTQPGTNG comes from the coding sequence ATGAATGATCGAATTTGCCCGGCGGATGACCGGCACATGAGCAGTGTTTTTGAGAAGTATCTGACCGTCTGGGTCGGTCTCTGTATCGTCCTCGGGATTTTACTCGGGAAAATCGCACCCGGGCTGGCGAAGTCGCTCGATGGGATGAGCATCGAGGTCAACGGCGCACCAGTTGTATCCATCCCGATTGCGGTCTGCCTGTTTTTCATGATGTATCCGATCATGGTGAAAATTGATTTTGCCAGCGTGGTGAAAGCGGGCAAGAGCGGCAAGCCGGTATTACTGACCCTGTTGATCAACTGGTGTATCAAGCCGTTCACCATGTATGCCATCGCCATGCTGTTCCTCGGTTTCCTGCTCAAGGGCATGATCGGGACCGAGGCGATGGATCTGGTGAAAATGCCCTTCGGCCTCGACCTCCCCGTCGGCGCGGAGCATGGCGCGGGGACCGTGGTGCTGCAGGACGGCGTCAAAATGCTTCAGATTCCGCTGTGGCGAAGCTACTTTGCCGGCTGTATCCTGCTGGGAATCGCCCCCTGTACCGCCATGGTGCTGGTGTGGGGCTACCTGGCCCGGGGAAATGACGGCCTGACCCTGGTGATGGTCGCGATCAACTCCCTCACCATGCTGGTTCTCTACGGCGTGCTGGGCGGATTTCTGCTCGGTGTGGGGAAACTGCCGGTTCCATGGCAGGCGCTGCTGTTATCGGTCGCCATCTACGTGGCCTTGCCGCTGGTGGCCGGCTATTTTTCCCGAAAATGGATCATCGCACGCAAAGGCACGGTGTGGTTTCAGCAACGGTTTCTGCGCATCCTGACACCGGTTACCATCAGCGCGCTACTGCTGACCCTGGTGCTCCTGTTCAGCTTTAAAGGCGAAACCATCCTGGCCAACCCGTTGACCATCCTGTGGATCTCGATCCCACTTTTCCTGCAGACGGTGTTTATTTTCGGACTCGGCTACGGCGCGGCCAAACTGCTCAGGCTGAAATACGAACACGCCGCGCCGGCTGCCATGATCGGTGCCTCCAATCACTTTGAAGTCGCCATCGCCACTGCGGTCATGCTCTTCGGCCTGTCATCCGGCGCCGCCCTCGCCACCGTGGTCGGTGTGCTGATCGAGGTGCCGGTGATGCTGATGCTGGTCGGCTTCTGCAAGCGAACCCGGCACTGGTTCGGGACACAGCCTGGGACAAATGGCTGA
- a CDS encoding CotH kinase family protein produces MIRPAVVFTLFPALLVLGSLDGAVLPDPTITAATAPSSLDHAVNGIFDSISDSTEYRTDHAGTDTFIEFDFGAEVVIDGFLNVTRNSSSSVVTGSRLIFDTDGSAGFSAATDTVVNFNAANTGQLGQGYINRFAPVTARYVRWEVTAASGSSQSCGAMEMRFLGTPTGASPVSGVAAIAGSPALDVYHALTHAANGLAGFTAPDAPYNEVSPSVGYSSNGAGTGTYVDFDLGQTKPVTGFDFFDQLDTSQRVGGFTLTFSNDPTFATQIATRSYTNAGFSMSDSFDAVAARYIRYQVTASAGSNPGVSEIIFYQSSGSLLSTSFTTAANPNQNWSHGIKSSPLAASLELFDLAAAADATAPCDRWCDGSEQPAFAGVAPAAAASFDWGGTATDWSAGAFYHAWRADHGFPLVSRYTVPQTGVYDLSATWSSHTVAGCDALVSIVANGSTVFSGNLSGFAGTAVGTPTPSGTAPDVSGDAYGIPLTAGDRVEIVTLPLTGAGNVAVEAVITPGATVAETTDSIVIREFCASNTITLQDEDGDYSDWIEIYNGTGTAVNLDGYGLSDKASEPFKWIFPPRVLAHGQRLVVFASNKDDVKRPGYGSGSELHTNFALSKGGEFLGLTSPEGVSLGAYSPEFPGQYDDFSYGTGSNAVTGYMTPTPGSANGEAGDAPPATLLFSLPSGIISSRQYITISGQSAQHTVRYTTDGTEPTLGNGITYTGAAISIATSTTLRARAFAGNTAGPLADATYTRLGSGTDYGVNPSTFSSALPILVIDTSSTSLPGRTGVPSRLTLIDRDPTSQRATLTGPPALSTRGTIKLRGQWSSTFPKQSWTIEFWDSADQDEKHPLLGMPEESDWTLYASYMTDPDFLRNIITYETYAAMGRWAPRTRLVEVFLNNGGSRVDGADYYGVYVLREKIKISDERVDITKMSAMDNSGDALTGGYIIAHDKYGNLETEHPELLGGTQTSIPHWPYTGGGAFVYKTPSVDDITPAQKAYITDYVLQVDTAVSSPGFIHPGTGLHYTDYIGRKSFIDHHMLMAFGKNLDGIRISTYFEKDRGGKLKMSSVWDNDLSQLPADAGSAGENPNTWNSDVDPSANYTDFFTLDDHTAEGWFHYLHQDPAYMQEWVDRFDRWRSSGVLDTSSIYPLMDTVAAELTTADNSGTANANTPIARNFNRWSRSTRGVSTNGSNAASVIFGSSSSSEINRHKTWLAQRLAFMDTWVLAKPVASPASGPVATSTPLNLDSPDLSGSARIHYTLDGTDPVTETGAVSATASEWSGPLPLTASTRVTARLYHPDAVNKHTLWSAPTVETYIVGATPAATANLVVSELMYHPSDPSAAEIAAGFDNADDFEFIELRNVGTGTINLWGATFTQGILFDFDSSLSPEQVELAPGQTLLLASNPAAFLFRYGATAAARLVGGFADGTNLSNGGETLTLLDRDGGLLLEFTYDDTDAWPVEADGGGGSLHYLGGSFGQGENWLVFAPDPGRIIADHDGDGQDDGTEWLAGSDPANAASVFRILDCGLNTEGAFTMSFPVAAGHRYRIDKSTDLEGWIPAGTDFTATETGIQSFIDPENLPDYRFYRVVALPR; encoded by the coding sequence ATGATCCGCCCCGCTGTTGTTTTCACCCTCTTTCCAGCCCTGTTAGTGCTGGGTTCGCTGGATGGTGCCGTATTGCCCGATCCCACCATTACCGCGGCCACTGCGCCCTCGTCCTTGGACCATGCTGTAAACGGTATTTTTGACAGCATCTCAGACTCCACGGAATACCGCACCGATCACGCCGGCACCGACACCTTCATCGAGTTCGATTTTGGTGCGGAGGTGGTCATCGACGGTTTTCTCAATGTGACCCGCAACAGCAGCAGCAGTGTGGTCACCGGCTCGCGCCTGATTTTTGATACCGATGGCAGTGCCGGGTTTTCCGCCGCCACGGATACGGTTGTCAATTTCAACGCGGCAAATACCGGGCAGTTGGGCCAGGGGTATATCAACCGTTTTGCACCGGTCACGGCGCGGTATGTCCGCTGGGAGGTCACTGCCGCCAGTGGCAGCAGCCAGAGCTGCGGTGCGATGGAAATGCGTTTCCTCGGCACGCCCACGGGTGCCTCGCCCGTCTCCGGAGTCGCCGCCATCGCCGGCTCCCCCGCCTTGGATGTTTACCACGCCCTGACCCATGCCGCCAACGGCCTGGCCGGCTTCACGGCGCCCGATGCTCCCTACAACGAGGTGTCGCCATCCGTCGGATACTCCAGCAATGGCGCGGGCACCGGCACCTACGTCGATTTCGACCTGGGCCAAACCAAACCCGTCACCGGCTTCGATTTCTTCGATCAACTCGACACCTCCCAGCGGGTCGGTGGCTTCACCCTGACCTTCAGCAATGACCCCACCTTTGCAACACAAATCGCCACCCGCAGCTATACCAATGCGGGTTTTTCTATGTCGGATAGCTTTGACGCCGTTGCCGCCCGCTACATCCGCTACCAGGTCACCGCCAGCGCCGGTTCCAATCCGGGGGTCTCGGAAATCATTTTCTATCAGTCCAGCGGCTCGCTGCTTTCCACATCGTTTACCACCGCCGCCAATCCAAACCAGAACTGGAGCCACGGCATCAAGTCCTCGCCCCTGGCCGCCAGTCTGGAACTGTTCGATCTGGCCGCTGCTGCCGATGCCACCGCACCCTGCGACCGCTGGTGTGATGGCTCCGAACAACCCGCCTTCGCCGGCGTGGCTCCCGCCGCTGCCGCATCCTTCGACTGGGGTGGCACCGCCACCGACTGGTCGGCCGGAGCCTTCTATCACGCCTGGCGCGCCGACCATGGATTCCCGCTGGTGTCCCGCTACACCGTGCCTCAGACCGGGGTTTACGATCTCTCCGCCACCTGGTCTTCGCATACTGTGGCGGGGTGTGATGCCCTGGTATCCATCGTGGCCAACGGCTCGACCGTGTTTTCGGGAAACTTGTCCGGTTTCGCCGGAACCGCCGTTGGTACACCCACCCCATCGGGCACGGCACCCGATGTTAGTGGCGATGCGTATGGCATTCCCCTGACCGCTGGAGATCGCGTGGAGATCGTCACCCTGCCGCTGACCGGCGCCGGCAATGTGGCGGTGGAGGCCGTCATCACCCCCGGAGCCACTGTCGCTGAAACCACCGACAGTATCGTCATCCGCGAGTTCTGTGCCTCTAACACCATTACCCTGCAGGACGAGGACGGCGACTACTCGGACTGGATTGAAATTTACAACGGCACCGGCACGGCGGTCAATCTGGACGGCTATGGACTCTCGGACAAGGCCAGCGAGCCGTTCAAATGGATTTTCCCGCCCCGTGTCCTCGCCCACGGTCAGCGGCTGGTTGTGTTTGCTTCCAACAAAGACGATGTCAAGCGTCCGGGCTATGGCTCCGGGAGTGAGCTGCATACCAACTTCGCCCTCAGCAAAGGGGGGGAGTTTCTCGGTCTGACCTCTCCGGAGGGCGTGTCCCTGGGTGCCTATTCACCGGAATTTCCCGGCCAGTATGATGACTTCAGCTACGGCACCGGCAGCAATGCCGTCACCGGCTACATGACCCCGACACCCGGCAGCGCCAATGGCGAGGCCGGTGACGCGCCTCCGGCCACGCTGCTGTTCTCGCTGCCCTCAGGCATCATCAGCTCCCGTCAATACATCACTATTTCCGGTCAGTCCGCGCAGCACACCGTCCGCTACACCACCGATGGTACCGAACCCACACTTGGAAACGGCATCACCTACACCGGGGCGGCGATTTCCATTGCCACCAGCACCACCCTGCGCGCCCGCGCCTTTGCCGGCAATACCGCCGGACCGCTGGCGGATGCCACCTACACCCGCCTGGGCAGTGGCACCGACTATGGGGTCAATCCGTCCACCTTCTCTTCCGCCCTGCCGATTCTGGTGATCGACACCTCGTCCACCTCACTGCCCGGCCGCACCGGCGTGCCGTCCCGCCTTACCCTCATCGACCGCGATCCCACCAGTCAACGGGCCACCCTGACAGGTCCGCCCGCGCTCAGCACCCGGGGCACGATCAAACTGCGCGGTCAGTGGTCCTCCACCTTTCCGAAGCAAAGCTGGACCATCGAGTTCTGGGATTCCGCGGACCAGGATGAGAAACACCCGCTGCTCGGCATGCCTGAGGAATCCGACTGGACACTCTACGCCTCCTACATGACCGATCCGGATTTTCTCCGCAACATCATTACCTACGAAACCTACGCCGCCATGGGTCGCTGGGCACCCCGCACCCGGTTGGTGGAGGTGTTTCTCAACAACGGCGGAAGTAGAGTGGACGGCGCGGATTACTATGGTGTCTATGTCCTCAGGGAAAAAATCAAAATCAGCGACGAGCGCGTGGACATCACCAAGATGTCAGCCATGGACAACTCCGGCGACGCCCTGACCGGCGGCTACATCATCGCCCATGACAAGTATGGAAACCTCGAGACCGAACACCCCGAGTTGCTCGGCGGCACCCAGACCAGCATCCCGCACTGGCCCTATACCGGTGGCGGTGCCTTCGTCTATAAAACCCCGTCGGTCGATGACATCACCCCCGCCCAGAAGGCCTACATCACCGATTATGTGCTGCAGGTGGACACCGCGGTTTCCTCCCCCGGATTCATCCACCCCGGGACCGGGCTGCATTACACGGATTACATCGGCCGCAAGTCGTTTATCGACCATCACATGCTGATGGCCTTCGGCAAAAACCTCGACGGCATCCGCATCAGCACCTACTTCGAAAAAGACCGCGGGGGGAAACTGAAAATGTCCTCGGTGTGGGACAACGATCTGTCCCAACTCCCCGCAGATGCCGGCAGCGCGGGTGAAAACCCCAACACCTGGAACAGCGATGTGGACCCGTCCGCGAATTACACCGATTTCTTCACCCTCGACGACCACACCGCCGAGGGCTGGTTCCACTACCTGCACCAGGACCCCGCCTACATGCAGGAATGGGTGGACCGCTTCGACCGCTGGCGTAGCTCCGGCGTGCTCGACACCAGCAGCATCTATCCGCTTATGGATACCGTGGCGGCGGAGCTGACAACAGCGGACAACTCCGGCACCGCCAATGCCAACACGCCCATTGCCCGGAATTTCAACCGTTGGTCCCGCAGCACCCGGGGTGTTTCCACGAATGGCTCCAATGCCGCCTCCGTCATCTTCGGCTCCTCCTCCAGCAGCGAAATCAACCGTCACAAAACCTGGCTCGCCCAGCGACTCGCCTTTATGGACACCTGGGTGCTCGCCAAACCCGTGGCATCACCCGCATCCGGCCCGGTCGCCACCAGCACGCCGCTGAACCTGGATTCCCCGGACCTGTCAGGATCGGCACGCATTCACTACACCCTCGACGGCACCGATCCGGTGACGGAAACCGGTGCCGTTTCCGCCACCGCCAGCGAATGGTCCGGTCCGCTGCCACTGACCGCCAGCACCCGGGTCACCGCCCGGCTATACCACCCCGATGCCGTCAATAAACACACCCTCTGGAGCGCGCCGACCGTCGAAACCTATATCGTCGGCGCCACTCCCGCCGCCACGGCCAACCTCGTGGTCAGTGAGTTGATGTACCACCCGTCAGATCCATCCGCCGCGGAAATCGCCGCCGGTTTTGACAATGCCGACGACTTTGAGTTCATCGAACTGCGCAATGTCGGCACCGGCACCATCAACCTCTGGGGCGCGACGTTCACCCAGGGCATCCTGTTTGACTTCGATAGCTCGCTGTCGCCGGAGCAGGTCGAGCTGGCACCCGGGCAGACGCTGCTGTTAGCCAGCAATCCCGCCGCCTTCCTGTTCCGCTACGGCGCCACCGCCGCCGCCCGCCTGGTGGGTGGTTTCGCCGACGGCACCAATCTGAGCAACGGCGGGGAAACGCTTACTCTGCTGGACCGCGACGGCGGGCTTCTGCTGGAGTTCACGTATGACGACACCGACGCATGGCCGGTGGAGGCGGACGGGGGCGGCGGCTCGCTGCATTATCTCGGTGGCTCGTTCGGGCAGGGTGAAAACTGGCTGGTTTTCGCGCCTGATCCCGGTCGTATCATTGCCGATCACGATGGCGATGGCCAGGACGATGGCACGGAGTGGTTGGCGGGCAGTGACCCGGCAAACGCAGCGAGCGTCTTCAGAATCCTGGACTGCGGATTGAATACGGAGGGCGCATTTACGATGAGTTTCCCGGTCGCCGCCGGGCACCGTTACCGGATCGACAAATCCACCGACCTGGAGGGATGGATACCTGCCGGCACCGACTTTACCGCCACCGAGACCGGCATCCAGTCGTTCATCGATCCTGAAAACTTGCCCGACTACCGTTTTTACCGGGTGGTTGCCCTGCCTCGGTGA
- a CDS encoding lysophospholipid acyltransferase family protein gives MSDRSEIRGTKKQWFIGKMVAALMRLVGLTLRYRVDDPHGQKAKAPAGVPVIWIFWHNCLFSAPLTKKKFSGSAPASALASASRDGAVIESVVASFGVKTVRGSSSRRGVAALIALKKALKAGEQLFVTPDGPRGPRYHLQPGVVKLGQSSGAPIVPVRFYHTSSWRLKSWDRFHIPKPFSKVVITLGEAIRIPPRLDDGEFEIYRKKVEESLREGVDDIPNDEYRQ, from the coding sequence ATGAGTGACCGGTCAGAAATAAGAGGGACAAAAAAGCAGTGGTTCATCGGGAAAATGGTAGCCGCCCTCATGCGCTTGGTCGGGCTGACTCTGCGTTATCGGGTCGATGACCCACACGGCCAGAAGGCCAAGGCTCCGGCAGGTGTCCCCGTGATCTGGATCTTCTGGCACAACTGCCTGTTTAGCGCGCCATTAACCAAAAAAAAGTTCAGTGGCAGCGCACCCGCCAGCGCCCTTGCAAGTGCCAGTCGCGACGGCGCGGTCATCGAGTCCGTGGTTGCCAGTTTCGGAGTGAAAACCGTGCGCGGCTCAAGTTCCCGCCGGGGGGTGGCCGCCTTGATCGCTTTAAAAAAAGCCCTCAAGGCCGGAGAACAGCTCTTTGTCACACCCGATGGCCCGCGTGGCCCCCGCTACCACCTGCAACCCGGGGTGGTGAAGCTCGGCCAATCGTCAGGCGCCCCCATTGTCCCGGTCCGCTTTTACCACACATCGAGCTGGCGACTGAAAAGCTGGGACCGTTTCCACATTCCCAAACCTTTTAGCAAGGTGGTCATCACCCTCGGTGAGGCAATCCGGATTCCACCCAGACTAGACGACGGGGAATTTGAAATCTATCGCAAAAAAGTCGAAGAGTCGCTTCGCGAAGGCGTCGATGATATCCCTAACGATGAATACAGACAATGA
- the secG gene encoding preprotein translocase subunit SecG, protein MTPIIAADWLTISINLLLVIHVIICLLLALLVLMQRPKQEGLGAAFGAGLTDQAFGARTTDVLQKGTVYLGTLFFIITLVLAILIGKKQSDNPTIAADGADKAEETTPAPGVPEDLEGEKPAVPAVTMPKADEEDDAETPAPAPVVPPATPPAPEEVPSTPETPETPVTPPATPPAAPTGDQ, encoded by the coding sequence ATGACTCCTATCATTGCTGCCGACTGGCTTACTATTTCCATCAATCTTCTCTTGGTGATCCACGTGATCATCTGTCTTTTGCTTGCGCTCCTTGTGTTGATGCAGCGCCCCAAACAGGAAGGTCTCGGTGCCGCGTTTGGTGCCGGTCTGACCGACCAGGCCTTTGGTGCCCGCACCACCGATGTGCTGCAAAAAGGCACGGTCTACCTTGGAACGCTGTTTTTTATCATCACCCTGGTTCTTGCCATTCTGATTGGAAAAAAGCAGAGCGACAATCCTACGATTGCTGCTGACGGGGCGGACAAGGCCGAGGAAACCACACCCGCACCCGGGGTTCCGGAGGATCTCGAAGGCGAGAAGCCTGCTGTGCCTGCTGTCACCATGCCGAAGGCCGATGAGGAGGACGATGCCGAAACACCTGCGCCGGCCCCCGTTGTGCCCCCGGCGACCCCACCCGCACCCGAGGAAGTGCCATCGACTCCTGAGACTCCTGAGACTCCGGTGACGCCGCCTGCCACACCACCTGCGGCACCAACGGGTGACCAGTAA
- the xylB gene encoding xylulokinase, with protein sequence MYVLGIDTGTQGTKTLVFDLERAAVVAESSKSYEMIQGLPEGHREQDPALWIKAVDYTIRDCLKQLGEAASRVAAIGVSGQQHGLVVLDSQNSIIRPAKLWCDTSTTEQCDEISRAFGGAPGLIELAGNPMLPGYTAPKILWLKRNEPQNFQRIETVLLPHDFINYWLTGLKRMEPGDASGTGLFDVRNRHWCREIIDFIDPGLHHALPAIGSSLDVLGPIRPELADAWGLGRQVLVSAGGGDNMMGAIGTGNVNNGQVTVSLGTSGTVYGVHDSPLVDPQGEVAAFCDSTDRWLPLVCTMNATVVTEAVRKHYGWDYARMEQEVAAAPMGADGVMMLPYLLGERTPSLPEGCGVLHGLNISNFKPSNIMRAAMEGVSLSLGYGMLRLCELGYEPTSVKVTGGGSKSAVWRQMIADVFGLPLVKLKTDEGAALGAALQAAVSFFRHSGEDLSYQEIISYAVTPSPDTSCEPDEERHVFYQELLAKQQYLAETLHTQGFL encoded by the coding sequence ATGTACGTACTCGGAATTGACACAGGAACCCAAGGCACAAAGACACTGGTCTTTGACCTCGAAAGGGCTGCGGTGGTGGCCGAGTCCTCGAAGTCCTATGAGATGATCCAAGGCTTGCCCGAAGGGCACCGTGAGCAGGACCCCGCGCTCTGGATCAAAGCGGTGGATTACACGATCCGCGATTGTTTGAAACAACTTGGCGAAGCCGCCTCCCGCGTGGCCGCCATCGGTGTCAGCGGCCAGCAGCATGGACTTGTTGTGTTAGATTCTCAAAACAGCATCATCCGTCCGGCCAAACTCTGGTGCGATACCTCGACCACCGAGCAGTGTGATGAAATCTCCCGCGCCTTTGGCGGTGCTCCGGGTTTGATCGAGTTGGCAGGCAACCCCATGCTGCCAGGTTACACAGCACCCAAGATTCTCTGGTTGAAACGGAATGAACCGCAGAATTTTCAACGCATCGAGACGGTCCTGCTGCCACACGACTTTATCAACTACTGGCTAACAGGCCTGAAACGCATGGAGCCGGGTGATGCCTCGGGCACGGGTTTGTTTGATGTGCGCAACCGGCACTGGTGCAGGGAGATTATCGACTTCATTGACCCCGGTTTGCATCACGCCTTGCCGGCCATCGGATCCTCGCTGGATGTCCTCGGACCGATCCGGCCTGAACTTGCCGATGCCTGGGGCTTGGGTAGGCAGGTCCTTGTGAGTGCCGGGGGGGGCGACAATATGATGGGCGCCATCGGCACCGGCAACGTCAACAATGGCCAGGTCACGGTTTCCCTGGGAACCAGCGGAACCGTCTATGGGGTGCATGACAGCCCCTTGGTCGATCCCCAGGGGGAAGTGGCCGCCTTCTGTGATTCGACCGATCGATGGCTGCCGCTTGTCTGCACGATGAATGCGACGGTGGTGACCGAGGCTGTTAGAAAGCATTACGGCTGGGATTATGCACGTATGGAGCAAGAAGTTGCTGCGGCTCCCATGGGGGCGGATGGTGTCATGATGCTGCCCTATCTGCTGGGGGAAAGGACACCGAGCCTGCCGGAGGGATGTGGTGTGCTGCATGGTCTGAATATTTCCAATTTCAAGCCCTCCAACATCATGCGCGCCGCCATGGAGGGGGTTAGTCTGAGTCTTGGCTATGGTATGCTGCGCCTGTGCGAACTGGGTTATGAGCCGACCTCAGTCAAGGTCACCGGAGGAGGATCGAAGAGTGCGGTATGGCGACAAATGATAGCCGATGTCTTTGGCTTGCCCCTGGTGAAATTAAAGACAGACGAGGGGGCCGCCCTGGGGGCGGCACTTCAGGCCGCGGTATCATTTTTCCGCCATAGTGGTGAGGACCTGAGTTACCAGGAAATCATTAGTTACGCGGTGACCCCATCCCCGGATACCTCGTGTGAGCCTGATGAGGAACGCCATGTTTTCTATCAGGAACTGCTCGCCAAGCAGCAGTACCTCGCCGAAACCCTGCACACTCAAGGCTTCCTCTAA